TATGACCGCGACGGGGTGCAGGCCCGTCCTGTCCCCCATGATCTTCGGAGTCAGGAACCAGCCTTCGATGTTCTGGACCGCCACTTTCACGGCAATGACAGCAAGCATGGTGTTGAGTCCGCCATCTGTCTGGAAAAAGGCGAGCGGCAGGCAGGTGATCAGGCCGATGATCGTGCCGAGGTACGGGATGATGTTCAGCAGGCCTGCGAACAACCCCAGTAGTAGCCCGAATTTCAGCCCGACAGCGGTAAAGCCAATCGCATACATGACACCCATCATCAGTCCGATCAGTATCTGGCCTCGGAAGAAAGAAACAATGATCGAGACGAATTCGCGGACCAGAAACATCACATCATCACGGGCCTGCGGGCTGAGAAAGGGAAGGTGGTTGGCGAGTCCCGTTGTTGGCTCACTTCGCGCCAAAAGGAAAAAGAAGAGGTAAATTGGTAGGACTGCGAAATGTGCGCTCAGGCTGAGAAAGGTCAGCGCTCCCTCGCCGATTGCCTTGATGGAAGGGAGCACAAGCTTCGGGATCTCCGCCATCTGAGCCTGGATGCCGGTGATCGCCTGTTCGACGAACGGCTTTGAACGAATCCGCTCAACAAAGTCCACCCAGTCCGGGTAGTTCTGTTGTGAATACAAGCGGATGCTTTCGAAAATGGAAGGCGCGTACGCGAAGAAATCAACGGTCTGTCGGATCAGCTTGGGGAGGATGGCAAAGCCGAGGCCTATCAAGGTCAGGACAAACAGTGCATACAGGATTACGACTGCAATTGTCCGCCTGCCGTTAAACGAGCGCTCAAGGATGTCCACCAAAGGTCGGAGCACTAGCGCCATCACGCTGGCAAGGGCGAGCGGCCAGAGGACGTCGCCAAAAAAGCCGATCAACTGCGTGAAACCGAAAATGCCTGCCGCGAACAGCGCAAGCGTCGCGGCAAGTGCGAAAAGTGTAATCGCGAACGATACGACTCTTTTCTGCCTGAGGGAGAAGACGCCGTTTTCGGTTTCGTCGGGCATGGGCGGAGTTTCGGGAAAACCCCAACTCCCGCCAGCTCAAATTCTCTGTTCGTACTCCTTCCGGGTGTGGTGGCGGTAGAGCCATCGGGCAATTGCCGGCATCAACACCACGGCGCCGACCATATTGACCAGGAATAAAAATGTCAGCAAAAGGCCCATGTCGGCCTGGAATTGGATGGCGGAAAAGACCCAAAGTCCGACCCCGAGCGCAAGGG
This portion of the Opitutaceae bacterium genome encodes:
- a CDS encoding AI-2E family transporter; this encodes MPDETENGVFSLRQKRVVSFAITLFALAATLALFAAGIFGFTQLIGFFGDVLWPLALASVMALVLRPLVDILERSFNGRRTIAVVILYALFVLTLIGLGFAILPKLIRQTVDFFAYAPSIFESIRLYSQQNYPDWVDFVERIRSKPFVEQAITGIQAQMAEIPKLVLPSIKAIGEGALTFLSLSAHFAVLPIYLFFFLLARSEPTTGLANHLPFLSPQARDDVMFLVREFVSIIVSFFRGQILIGLMMGVMYAIGFTAVGLKFGLLLGLFAGLLNIIPYLGTIIGLITCLPLAFFQTDGGLNTMLAVIAVKVAVQNIEGWFLTPKIMGDRTGLHPVAVIFAIFFWGKALGGILGMILAIPLTAFFVTVWRWVRHRFFTPPMVASPQPEPEA